The Oncorhynchus nerka isolate Pitt River linkage group LG24, Oner_Uvic_2.0, whole genome shotgun sequence genome has a window encoding:
- the LOC115107468 gene encoding probable G-protein coupled receptor 139 — translation MEGDSGFITVQKVYYPLLCILGIPANLFTFYMICFRKCGMSDTAIIYLSCLAIVDTFYLVWVILLDLTLTFWQLQPFWHSHPACGIMGFLQYGSLYSSSWIVVVFTIERYLVLSSTSAKQHFSQAKVTRLTCVSIILVSHLASVPMGWINVVTPKNFTREGKNVTLPWCHYRGHIYSTVLVWVTTFLSGGIPIILVIIFNSLIGHHLTRARKMFTKEERRVMRGGGTKGMVRRTIFLLGTVSVSFVVLSLPRFVTYCILRTKYNHDWFDRNDYRIPINLISDLANMLQNLNSTTNFLLYCMVSRGFRQELIHTLTCKSKARELGSFLTQTTMKVFSLVDHKTPPTRDPITVVLTNLKQTQ, via the exons ATGGAGGGGGACAGTGGCTTCATCACTGTTCAGAAGGTCTACTACCCTTTGCTGTGCATTCTGGGGATCCCAG CCAATCTCTTCACTTTCTACATGATCTGCTTCCGGAAGTGTGGAATGTCTGACACGGCCATCATCTACCTGAGCTGCTTGGCCATCGTGGACACCTTCTACCTGGTGTGGGTCATCCTGCTGGACCTGACGCTCACCTTCTGGCAGCTGCAGCCTTTCTGGCACTCCCACCCGGCCTGCGGCATCATGGGCTTCCTGCAGTACGGCTCCTTGTACAGCTCCTCCTGGATCGTGGTGGTGTTTACCATCGAACGCTACCTGGTCCTCAGCAGCACGTCCGCCAAGCAGCACTTCTCCCAGGCCAAGGTTACTAGGCTGACCTGTGTGTCTATCATCCTGGTCTCCCACCTGGCCTCCGTGCCCATGGGCTGGATCAACGTGGTGACGCCGAAGAATTTCACCAGAGAGGGGAAGAATGTGACTCTGCCCTGGTGTCACTACAGGGGCCATATCTATTCTACTGTCCTGGTGTGGGTCACTACGTTCCTCTCCGGTGGCATCCCCATCATCCTGGTCATCATCTTCAACTCGCTGATCGGCCACCACCTGACCCGTGCCAGAAAGATGTTTACCAAGGAGGAGCGGAGGGTCATGCGGGGGGGGGGCACCAAGGGCATGGTGCGGAGGACCATCTTCCTGCTGGGCACAGTGTCTGTGTCCTTCGTGGTGCTCAGCCTGCCACGCTTCGTCACCTACTGCATCCTGCGCACCAAGTACAACCACGACTGGTTTGACCGGAATGACTACCGCATTCCCATCAACTTGATTAGTGACCTGGCCAACATGCTGCAGAACCTCAACTCCACCACCAACTTCCTTCTCTACTGCATGGTGAGCCGGGGCTTCCGCCAGGAGCTGATCCACACACTCACCTGCAAGTCCAAGGCCCGAGAGCTGGGCTCCTTCCTCACCCAGACCACAATGAAGGTGTTCTCTTTGGTGGACCATAAAACACCGCCGACCAGAGACCCCATCACTGTAGTCCTCACCAACCTCAAACAGACCCAGTAG